DNA from Agathobaculum sp. NTUH-O15-33:
ATTCCTCTGCTTGCAGAGATTTGGGATCGTACATCATTCGTTTCCTTTCTTGCGGGTCAGATCGGCTTCCCCGTCAGTAAAAATCGTTATGCTGGGTCCGGATGAGGCTGTCGCCCCGCGACACAGCGATCTCGCAGCCTACCGAAGCCATCCGTTTCGCAAGGCAGGCGACGCACTGCGCGGATTCCTCGCCCGTGAAGATCTTTTTGTCATAGAGCATGTATTTTTGCCGCACCGATAGGGGAGAGAGGTTGGGCATCACCACATTCGCTCCGGCGCGGATGCCGCGCTCCCGGCCGTCTCCGGCGGCGGTGCCAAGCGCGGTCGTGGCGGGCAGCAGCACCTCGGGCAGCAGCAATCGGATAAGGGAGAGCAGATACAACGTCAGCTCCGCCGTGCCGCCCGGCTGATCTCGAAAAGGCGTATCCGCGTGAGGCAGAAAAGGCCCAATGCCCACCATATGCGGCTGAAAGTCCTTTAAGAAGCGAAGCTCGCGGACAAGGTGCTCGTCCGTCTGACCGGGCGAGCCGACCATGAAGCCGCAGCCGGTCTGGTAGCCGATTCGCCGCAGCTGCCGCAGACAGTCCATCCGGCGCTCAAAATCCATTGCGGGCGGGTGCAGCCGGTCATAATGCGCTTTGGTCGCGGTCTCGTGGCGCAGCAAATAGCGGTCGGCCCCGGCCTGAAAAAGAGCGCGATAGCTTTGGACGCTGCGTTCGCCCACGGAAAGGGTGATGGCGCAATCCGGAAAACCCGCGCGTATGGCGCGCACGATATCGGTCAGGCGCTCATCCGTAAAATAGGGGTCTTCGCCGCCCTGCAGCACAAAGGTGCGAAAGCCGAGACGGTATCCCTCTTCACAGCAGGCGAGAATATCCGCGCGAGTCAGGCGGTAACGTTGCGCCTTGCCGTTGCTCCGACGGATGCCGCAGTAGTAGCAATCGTTTTTGCAGTGATTCGTAAATTCGATCAGGCCGCGGATATAAATACGGTTTCCGTATATTTTTTGCCGCAGCGCCTCCGCCCGCTGCGCAAGATAGCGCTGGATCTCCGCGTTTCGTCCGGCGATCAGCGCGTGAAGCGCTTTATCCGGCAGGTCATGTTCGGCGGCAAGCTGTTCGGCGAGCGTGTGCAGTTCGGTCATAGACATACCTCGCGGCGCCAATATATTCGGTTCATGCGCATTCCTCCCATGCTTCATAAAAGAAAAACAGCCGTACAAGCGAAAGGCCCGGTACGGCTGGGTATAGAAACGCCCAAACAATATGCCGTACCTTTTACCTCAAAGCGTGTTTTCAGTATCAGGAACTATTATCACTATATCACAGACCACGCCATAGCGCAAGACACATCACGCAGAAATCCGAAACTGGCATCAGAGCCGTTGCCTTACGCAACGGCTCTGATGCTCGTTTTACTTTTGCCGTACGGGGATCCAGATTTCGCTGTAATAGCTGTCGTCCTGTACCCCATTGGCATAGGCGGCGGGATCGCCGTACATTTCGATATGGTAGCCCGCCGCGATTTCGTAGTCACTACAGCCCGGCAACCATTCTGCAAAGATCTGCCGGTGCACCTCCGGCATGACATGGGTAGCCGCGCCTTTGCAAGCAAAGACAGCCCACGTGTGCGCGGGGATCGTCCGGGTTGAAAAGCCCTGCGCGATGTCGTGGGCCGGGTCGTAGTTGTCCGCGACCCAATATTCAAACCGATCGCCATCCATCTGTTCGTCAATGGACACGCCGTACACGCTGCGTACATGAATGTCTTTTCCGGACTCGTAAAACGCCGCCCACAGCTTCGGCGACTCCGCCGCCGCTTCCTCATACCGCAATACCTTGGATATGCCGATGATGGTGAACGCGGCCTTTGACACGATTTTATAATCCATCGTATCGCCTCCTTCCAGTGTAAGGTTGATTTTGAGCGGAGCAAAGGCTTTGATCATTGCTTCGCCCTTCCGCACGGAAGAAGGCGTGGCGCCGTGGAATCGGGTAAACGCTTTGGTAAAGCTATCCGGCGAATCGTAGCCGCATTGGAGCGCGATGTCGATGATTTTCTGGTCCGTGGAAACGAGCTTGCTGCCGGCAAGCGTGAGCCTTCGTTTTTTGATATACTCGCCTACCGTAAAACCGCAAAGCATGGCAAAGCCCTTTTGAAAATAGTAGGGGGAAACCAGCGCCTGCCGCGCGATGTCTTCCGTGGTGAGTTCCTCGGTGAGATGCTCTTCGATATAGCGGATTGCGTTGCTGATACATACGGTCCACTCCATGGATGCCGCCTCCTTTCCATATCTCTATCTTACGACCGGAAACGGAGCCGTTCCCGCTTTCTTATGCTTTATTCTGTCCGCAGCGACAAATGACGATCCAATACAAAAGGTGCGCTGCAAAACACTTTGCAGCGCACCCTTTGATGGTTTCGTAAAATACTTACTTCAGGCCGGCGGTGATGATGGCCATCTGGTAGACCTCGTTCGCGTCGCAGCCGCGGGAAAGGTCGTTGATAGGGGCGTTCAGGCCCTGCAGGATCGGGCCGTAGGCCTCGAAACCGCCCAGACGCTGCGCGATCTTGTAGCCGATGTTGCCCGCGTTGATATCGGGGAAGATAAAGGTGTTGGCCTGACCGGCAACGGGAGAACCCTTGCACTTAGTCTGCGCGACAACAGGGGAGAACGCTGCGTCGAACTGCAATTCGCCGTCAACGGCGAGTTCGGGAGCGGCGGCCTTGGTCTTTTCGGTGGCGCCCCGCATCATATCGACGGTCTCGCCCTTGCCGGAGCCCATGGTCGAGTAGGACAGCATCGCAACCTTGGGATCGATGCCGAAGGCAGCGGCGGTCTTCGCGGTCTCGATCGCGATCTCAACCAGATCATCCTCGCCGGGATTGATGTTGATCGCGCAGTCGCCCATTGCGTACTTCTCGTCGCCGCCGTCCTTCGCGTCGCGGCGCAGGATAAAGCAGGAGGATACGATCTTGTTGCCCGGCTTGGTCTTGATGATCTGCAGGGCGGGACGGACCGTGTCGGCCGTCGAATAGGTAGCGCCGCCGAGCAGCGCGTCGGCTTTACCCAGCTTTACCAGCATGGTGCCGAAGTAGTTGCCCTTAGAGAGCGCCTTGCGGCAGTCCTCTTCGCTCATTTTGCCCTTGCGAAGCTCCACCATCTTGGCGACCATGGCGTCCATCTCGGGGTAAGTAGCGGGATCGAGGATCTCGAGGCCGTCGATATCGAAGCCGCCGGCCTTGGCAGCGGCGTTCACTTCATCCACATTGCCGACGAGGATCGAAGTGAGCAGACCGTCCTTCTTCAGACGGGCGGCAGCTTCGAGGATACGGGGATCCGAACCCTCGGTAAAAACGACCTTGCGGGGATCGGCTTTCAGCGTGGCGATCAGGTTGTCGAACATAGACATAGTTTTCTCTCCTCCGTTTTTTCAGAAACCGCTGCGCAAAGCGGGCTTGGCAAAACGGCGTTAATGATCCGACGCTTTGCCGCATACCCTGTATGCAGTGGTTCCATAAGTGATCTGCCAACATTATACACCCTATCATGGGCAGTTCTCAATACGTAAAACAATGAAAAACCGAAATTCTTTTATAAAGGCTAAAATGCGCGTCCCCGGGCGATACTGGAAGTGGAAGGGAAGTGGTATTTGCATGAAAATTGTTCGCTATTTAAACGGTAAGCGCCTGCATGGCGTGATGCCGCCGCTTCTGCTGGACGCGGAAGGCGTCGGCGCGCTGCTTTCGGATACGCGCGCGCGGCAGGATTTGCCTTTGCCCGCCGCGGGCGCCTCTGCTATACTGAATGCGGAGGACGGCGGCTTTGGAAAGGAAGAAGCATGGACAAACTGACCGCGCTGTATCTGCGCGTTTCCACGGAAGCGCAGGCGGATGAGGGCTACTCGCTCTCGGCACAGGCGGAAAAGCTGGAAGCCTACTGCAAAATGAAGGGCCTTTTACGGTTTGAGCGCTTTGTGGACGGCGGTTTTTCGGGTTCCAACCTATCGCGTCCGGCAATGGAGGAGCTGACCCGGCGCATCCGCGCGGGCGAGATCGAGCGGGTCGTCGTATACAAGCTCGACCGGCTCAGCCGAAGCCAGAAGGACACGCTCTTTTTGATCGAGGATGTGTTTCTGCCGCATGGGGTGGATTTTGTATCCATCAATGAAAATATCGATACCGGCAGCCCGTACGGGCGGGCCATGATCGGTATTTTGTCCGCCTTTGCGCAGCTGGAACGTGAAAACATTTTCCTTCGCACGCGCATGGGCATGGTTGAACGCGTCAAGCAGGGCTATTGGCCGGGGGGCGGTAAAATTCCCTTTGGCTATGATTACGATCCCGCACGGGGTATTCTGGTACCGAATGCGGACGCGGACACTGTGCGCGAGATCTATGCACGCTATCTCGCGGGCCACTCGCAAAACCGGATCGCCAGAGATCTCGGGCTCAAGTACGAGCATCTGGTCACGCAGATCTTAAAGCGCGAGAGCAACACCGGTGTGATCTGCTACAAGGGCGAGACCTATCAGGGCAGGCACGAGCCGCTCATTGACCGCGAGACCTTTGCGCGCGCGCAGAGGCGGCTACGCAGAACCGATCGGCCGCGCGCGGCGGCGGGCAACAAGCTGCTGACCGGTCTGCTTGTCTGCGGCCACTGCGGAGCCAAAATGCGTTACCAGAAATGGGGAAACGCGGGGGACAAGCTGGTGTGCTATTCGCGCGATC
Protein-coding regions in this window:
- the hydE gene encoding [FeFe] hydrogenase H-cluster radical SAM maturase HydE, whose protein sequence is MTELHTLAEQLAAEHDLPDKALHALIAGRNAEIQRYLAQRAEALRQKIYGNRIYIRGLIEFTNHCKNDCYYCGIRRSNGKAQRYRLTRADILACCEEGYRLGFRTFVLQGGEDPYFTDERLTDIVRAIRAGFPDCAITLSVGERSVQSYRALFQAGADRYLLRHETATKAHYDRLHPPAMDFERRMDCLRQLRRIGYQTGCGFMVGSPGQTDEHLVRELRFLKDFQPHMVGIGPFLPHADTPFRDQPGGTAELTLYLLSLIRLLLPEVLLPATTALGTAAGDGRERGIRAGANVVMPNLSPLSVRQKYMLYDKKIFTGEESAQCVACLAKRMASVGCEIAVSRGDSLIRTQHNDFY
- the pta gene encoding phosphate acetyltransferase, whose translation is MFDNLIATLKADPRKVVFTEGSDPRILEAAARLKKDGLLTSILVGNVDEVNAAAKAGGFDIDGLEILDPATYPEMDAMVAKMVELRKGKMSEEDCRKALSKGNYFGTMLVKLGKADALLGGATYSTADTVRPALQIIKTKPGNKIVSSCFILRRDAKDGGDEKYAMGDCAININPGEDDLVEIAIETAKTAAAFGIDPKVAMLSYSTMGSGKGETVDMMRGATEKTKAAAPELAVDGELQFDAAFSPVVAQTKCKGSPVAGQANTFIFPDINAGNIGYKIAQRLGGFEAYGPILQGLNAPINDLSRGCDANEVYQMAIITAGLK
- a CDS encoding recombinase family protein, producing the protein MDKLTALYLRVSTEAQADEGYSLSAQAEKLEAYCKMKGLLRFERFVDGGFSGSNLSRPAMEELTRRIRAGEIERVVVYKLDRLSRSQKDTLFLIEDVFLPHGVDFVSINENIDTGSPYGRAMIGILSAFAQLERENIFLRTRMGMVERVKQGYWPGGGKIPFGYDYDPARGILVPNADADTVREIYARYLAGHSQNRIARDLGLKYEHLVTQILKRESNTGVICYKGETYQGRHEPLIDRETFARAQRRLRRTDRPRAAAGNKLLTGLLVCGHCGAKMRYQKWGNAGDKLVCYSRDRSKPHLVHDADCPNRGVMAREVEAVVVRDLCRLAAKPRHKSGRQTDGPACRRALDRAKHKLRRLYELYAEGEDEALREAINRAKTEQQRAERMLAEAEAQKAQRQEVSDARDALTTIGACWDTLPDERRQTLVRALVEKIVLQNDKIEVYYAFDAAEQTGATRAG
- a CDS encoding AraC family transcriptional regulator, giving the protein MEWTVCISNAIRYIEEHLTEELTTEDIARQALVSPYYFQKGFAMLCGFTVGEYIKKRRLTLAGSKLVSTDQKIIDIALQCGYDSPDSFTKAFTRFHGATPSSVRKGEAMIKAFAPLKINLTLEGGDTMDYKIVSKAAFTIIGISKVLRYEEAAAESPKLWAAFYESGKDIHVRSVYGVSIDEQMDGDRFEYWVADNYDPAHDIAQGFSTRTIPAHTWAVFACKGAATHVMPEVHRQIFAEWLPGCSDYEIAAGYHIEMYGDPAAYANGVQDDSYYSEIWIPVRQK